The following proteins are co-located in the Chryseobacterium daecheongense genome:
- a CDS encoding phosphopantetheine-binding protein: protein MEDLKLELKHKIIEVLNLEDVAVEEIKDTDPLFGGGLGLDSIDALELIVLLDKDYGIKLADPKKGKEIFQSIDTMAKFIEENRTK from the coding sequence ATGGAAGATTTAAAATTAGAATTAAAACACAAAATTATAGAAGTTCTTAACCTTGAAGATGTAGCTGTTGAGGAAATCAAAGACACAGACCCGTTATTTGGTGGTGGTTTAGGATTAGACTCTATTGATGCGTTAGAACTGATTGTTCTTCTGGATAAGGATTATGGAATAAAATTAGCTGATCCAAAGAAAGGAAAAGAAATTTTTCAATCTATCGATACGATGGCAAAATTCATCGAAGAAAACAGAACAAAATAA
- a CDS encoding dialkylresorcinol condensing enzyme DarA has product MQKNILVLYYTQTGQLEDIVKNIAQPFEDKKDEYNVTYYSIKLKEDFPFPWPGDVFFNTFPESYLQIPREILPPPEEVLNKKFDLIIFGYQVWYLTPSIPIISFLKSGYAENILKDTPVVTVSGTRNMWMLSQEKLKVYLKNLNAKLVGNIALVDRHDNYTSVLTILRWLTTGKKEKSGMLPAAGISDEEIAGAGKYGNIIKRHFDNNHYDNLQPELVKNGAVEIRPFLVRVEKVGNKIFTVWSNLIIRKKEKRPMLIKFFKVYLMAAIWIISPIVLVFHILLAPLLRSKRMKEKKYLQGINLK; this is encoded by the coding sequence ATGCAGAAGAACATACTTGTCTTATACTATACACAAACGGGCCAATTAGAGGATATTGTAAAGAATATTGCCCAGCCTTTTGAGGATAAAAAGGACGAATATAATGTCACCTATTATAGCATTAAGCTTAAGGAAGACTTCCCTTTTCCATGGCCAGGTGATGTTTTTTTCAATACATTCCCGGAGTCTTATTTACAGATCCCAAGAGAAATCCTTCCTCCGCCCGAAGAAGTATTGAATAAGAAATTCGATCTTATTATTTTCGGGTACCAGGTTTGGTATTTAACTCCCTCAATTCCAATTATCTCTTTCTTAAAAAGCGGTTATGCGGAAAACATTTTAAAAGACACTCCTGTCGTTACTGTTTCAGGAACCCGAAATATGTGGATGCTTTCGCAGGAAAAACTTAAGGTATATTTAAAAAACTTAAATGCAAAACTGGTCGGAAACATTGCATTGGTAGACAGACATGATAATTATACCAGTGTATTGACTATTTTGCGCTGGTTGACAACTGGAAAAAAAGAAAAATCGGGAATGCTTCCGGCAGCAGGAATTTCCGATGAAGAGATTGCCGGAGCCGGAAAATACGGTAACATCATCAAAAGGCATTTCGATAATAACCACTATGATAATCTGCAACCTGAACTGGTAAAGAACGGAGCTGTAGAAATCAGACCTTTTTTAGTAAGGGTGGAAAAAGTAGGGAACAAAATCTTTACTGTATGGTCTAACCTTATTATCAGGAAAAAAGAAAAGCGACCTATGCTTATCAAATTCTTTAAGGTATATTTGATGGCAGCGATATGGATTATTTCCCCTATTGTTTTAGTTTTTCACATATTGTTGGCACCTCTTTTGAGATCTAAAAGAATGAAAGAAAAAAAATATTTACAAGGAATAAATTTAAAATAA
- a CDS encoding ABC transporter permease, which produces MLLYKLWRSFIKEILLLKRDIGGIVIIFVMPLLLIVTITLIQDSTFKNLEGSKIPIIFIDKDKSDVSQNIKKELENSKTFQLLTHYNEKSARDAVFSGEYQMAIVIPEDLTKNLNSNIESKVQTIVSSFGLETDSAAVKKTAPKTKDIHLYFDPATNAGFKNSVMNSVNKMIFEIENKKIYKAFQNQLGTTENLEENKNLISFKEITPSKGNVEIIPNSVQHNVPAWTLFAIFFIVVPLSINLVKEKSQGTSVRARVSPTPYYIHILGKTCTYLIICMIQFLLMVAVGIYLFPYMNLPAFDVSGKMFHLIVVTLFAGLAAIGFGVLLGTIADTQEQSAPFGATSVVVLAAIGGIWVPVFLMPEFMQHMAKFSPMNWGLNAYYDIILRNSGITDIAKELILLFLFYIAMVTISIFYERKKNAV; this is translated from the coding sequence ATGTTGTTGTATAAATTGTGGAGAAGTTTTATTAAAGAAATCCTTTTATTAAAAAGGGATATCGGAGGGATCGTTATTATTTTTGTGATGCCTTTGCTGCTTATCGTTACGATCACATTGATTCAGGATTCGACTTTTAAAAATCTGGAAGGATCCAAAATACCAATCATTTTTATCGATAAAGACAAGTCTGACGTTTCTCAAAATATAAAAAAGGAACTGGAAAACAGCAAGACATTTCAGCTTCTGACCCATTACAACGAAAAGTCCGCCCGGGACGCCGTTTTTTCGGGCGAATATCAGATGGCCATTGTCATTCCTGAAGACTTAACCAAAAACCTGAATTCAAATATAGAATCCAAAGTTCAGACGATCGTAAGTTCTTTCGGACTGGAAACTGACTCCGCAGCTGTAAAAAAAACAGCTCCAAAGACAAAAGATATTCATTTATATTTTGATCCTGCAACCAATGCAGGCTTCAAAAACTCCGTGATGAATTCTGTGAATAAAATGATCTTTGAGATTGAAAATAAAAAAATTTACAAAGCTTTCCAGAATCAGCTCGGAACAACAGAAAACCTGGAGGAAAACAAGAATCTCATCAGCTTTAAAGAGATCACTCCATCGAAAGGCAATGTGGAGATAATCCCGAATTCTGTTCAGCATAACGTTCCTGCATGGACATTATTTGCTATCTTTTTCATTGTAGTCCCTCTTTCCATCAATCTGGTTAAAGAAAAAAGCCAGGGCACCAGTGTTAGAGCCAGAGTGAGTCCAACACCTTATTATATTCATATTCTCGGTAAAACATGTACTTATCTGATCATTTGTATGATTCAGTTTTTACTGATGGTTGCTGTAGGTATATACCTTTTCCCATACATGAATCTTCCGGCTTTCGATGTGTCGGGAAAAATGTTCCACCTTATTGTGGTTACTTTATTTGCCGGGCTTGCCGCTATTGGGTTTGGGGTTTTATTGGGAACCATTGCAGATACTCAGGAACAGTCTGCGCCTTTTGGCGCAACATCTGTTGTTGTATTGGCTGCTATTGGTGGAATCTGGGTTCCCGTGTTCCTGATGCCTGAATTTATGCAGCATATGGCCAAGTTCTCACCTATGAACTGGGGACTTAATGCGTATTACGATATTATTTTAAGAAACAGTGGAATCACCGATATAGCGAAAGAGCTTATTTTATTATTTTTATTTTATATCGCTATGGTCACAATTTCTATTTTTTACGAAAGGAAAAAAAATGCAGTCTAA
- a CDS encoding ABC transporter permease, with protein MKIKEDNIINIHNFLPHREPMLMVDYILELTEENVITSFLITADNIFVHNNELVEAGLIENSAQTCSSIVGQSFFEGPEIETKVIGFITNIKKIEVFSLPKVGDTIISKASLISKYENICNIFCETFNNDELLIRAEINLFIQKLS; from the coding sequence ATGAAAATTAAGGAAGACAATATCATCAATATCCATAACTTTTTACCTCATCGGGAACCGATGCTGATGGTGGATTATATTCTGGAATTAACAGAAGAAAATGTGATTACTTCCTTTCTGATAACAGCAGATAATATCTTTGTTCATAACAATGAACTTGTAGAAGCAGGATTAATCGAAAATTCCGCACAAACATGCTCCTCTATTGTAGGCCAGAGTTTTTTTGAAGGGCCCGAAATAGAAACAAAAGTGATCGGATTCATTACCAATATTAAAAAAATCGAAGTCTTTTCATTACCGAAAGTGGGTGATACGATCATTTCGAAGGCATCGCTTATTTCCAAATATGAGAATATATGCAATATCTTCTGCGAAACTTTTAATAATGATGAATTATTGATAAGAGCTGAAATCAATCTGTTTATTCAAAAACTATCATAA
- a CDS encoding beta-ketoacyl-[acyl-carrier-protein] synthase family protein has product MGHKIAITGMGIISSVGNNVEENFISLTTGRHGISDIQMFETRHAGHIKTGEIKQSNEELVQHLQLNEDNNVTRTSLLGMIAAKEAVENAGISDINAFRTGLISSTSVGGMDITEKYFYNYEDFPEKQKYIDAHDAGNSSLAIADYLGLKGMVSTISTACSSAANAIMMGAKLIKNGVLDRVIVGGTDSLSKFTLNGFNTLMILTDSYNTPFDQNRKGLNLGEAAAFLVLESDEVVKKENKKVLAYLSGYGNANDAHHQTASSENGQGAYLAMQQALKVSGINKEEINYINVHGTATPNNDLSEGIAMIRIFGEGNVPEFSSTKAFTGHTLAAAAGIEAVYSILAIQHGIIFPNLNFKTPMEEFNLVPVTELRKKNINHVLSNSFGFGGNCSTLIFSKP; this is encoded by the coding sequence ATGGGTCATAAAATTGCCATAACAGGAATGGGCATCATTTCTTCCGTTGGCAACAACGTGGAAGAAAATTTTATTTCGCTGACAACAGGCCGGCATGGCATTTCGGACATCCAAATGTTTGAAACCCGCCATGCAGGACATATTAAAACAGGTGAAATAAAACAGTCTAATGAAGAACTTGTACAACACCTTCAGCTGAATGAAGACAACAATGTTACAAGAACCTCTTTATTGGGAATGATTGCTGCAAAAGAAGCTGTAGAAAATGCAGGAATTTCCGATATCAATGCCTTCAGAACAGGCCTGATTTCCTCGACTAGTGTCGGAGGAATGGATATTACTGAAAAGTATTTCTACAACTATGAAGACTTTCCTGAAAAGCAAAAATATATTGATGCTCATGATGCAGGAAACTCCTCTTTAGCCATTGCAGATTATCTGGGCTTAAAAGGAATGGTATCAACAATAAGTACCGCATGCTCATCGGCAGCGAATGCGATCATGATGGGAGCTAAGCTTATTAAAAATGGGGTGCTGGATCGTGTGATCGTAGGCGGAACAGATTCTTTATCCAAATTTACACTCAATGGGTTTAATACCCTAATGATTCTTACTGATTCTTATAATACTCCTTTCGACCAGAACAGAAAAGGATTGAATCTAGGTGAAGCAGCAGCTTTTCTGGTGCTGGAGTCTGATGAAGTTGTAAAAAAAGAGAATAAAAAGGTTCTTGCCTATCTTTCAGGTTATGGAAATGCAAATGATGCCCATCATCAAACCGCGTCGTCTGAAAACGGACAAGGTGCCTATCTTGCGATGCAGCAGGCATTAAAGGTTTCCGGAATCAACAAAGAGGAAATTAACTACATCAATGTTCATGGAACAGCCACTCCCAATAATGACCTGTCGGAAGGAATTGCAATGATCCGTATTTTCGGAGAAGGAAATGTTCCCGAATTCAGCTCCACCAAAGCTTTTACAGGACATACATTAGCCGCTGCGGCAGGAATAGAAGCAGTTTATTCCATTTTAGCCATTCAGCACGGCATTATATTTCCGAATTTGAATTTTAAAACTCCTATGGAAGAATTCAACCTGGTTCCGGTTACTGAACTTAGGAAAAAAAATATCAACCATGTCTTATCCAACTCATTCGGATTCGGAGGAAATTGTTCAACCCTAATTTTCTCCAAGCCATGA
- a CDS encoding acyl-CoA thioesterase, whose amino-acid sequence MQSKEKNITFSEQVRVRFNETDPLGIVWHGHYIVYFEDGREAFGREHGLSYLDIQNAGYLTPIVKSTCEHFLPLKYGETFRIETTFVNSVAAKLIFTYEIFNQDNKLVCKGETIQVFLDNDGNLCLYNPDFFQKWKDKMKLS is encoded by the coding sequence ATGCAGTCTAAAGAAAAAAATATTACCTTTTCTGAACAAGTCAGAGTAAGATTCAATGAAACAGATCCTTTGGGAATTGTCTGGCATGGTCATTATATTGTCTATTTTGAAGACGGAAGGGAAGCTTTTGGAAGGGAGCACGGACTTTCGTATCTCGACATCCAGAATGCCGGTTACCTTACTCCTATTGTAAAAAGCACATGCGAGCATTTTCTTCCCTTAAAATACGGAGAAACCTTCAGGATAGAAACTACTTTTGTGAATTCGGTTGCGGCAAAACTGATCTTTACTTATGAAATATTCAATCAGGATAATAAACTGGTTTGCAAAGGCGAGACCATTCAGGTATTTTTAGATAATGACGGAAATTTATGCCTCTATAATCCCGACTTTTTTCAGAAATGGAAAGATAAAATGAAATTGTCATGA
- a CDS encoding beta-ketoacyl synthase chain length factor — translation MSSVYINGASCISVQDTLAEDFFGQFKPENSVPIVKAIEPAYKEFIPAAMIRRMSKTVKMSSVASHYALKEAGIEKPDAIIVGTGMGCSQDSEKFLKNVIDNHEEFLTPTYFIQSTHNTVAGQIALALQCHAYNFTYVNTSSALEFSLLDAKLQLTDDEAENILVGSTDEQTERTMELYQLRHIIKKTEHFPVDFLTSTTKGVLWGEGSSFFVIGKNKAENSYAQIRDIQITNKLEQQETERFIEAFLVKNNLSLTDIDAVILGFSGDQESDTYYKTAMNLFPESALLYYKHLSGEYNTASGFSTFMACHILKNQQIPEIMMINSIKKNAIKNVLLYNHLLGNDHSLVLLEKV, via the coding sequence ATGAGTTCAGTGTATATCAATGGGGCCTCATGTATTTCGGTACAGGATACATTAGCTGAAGATTTTTTTGGTCAGTTCAAACCTGAAAACTCTGTACCAATTGTAAAAGCAATAGAACCGGCATATAAAGAATTTATTCCCGCAGCAATGATCAGGAGGATGTCTAAAACGGTAAAAATGAGCTCGGTCGCATCTCACTATGCCTTGAAAGAGGCTGGAATAGAAAAACCGGATGCCATTATTGTAGGAACCGGAATGGGCTGTTCTCAGGATTCTGAAAAATTCTTAAAAAATGTAATCGACAATCACGAGGAATTTTTAACTCCAACTTATTTTATTCAGTCGACGCACAATACCGTAGCCGGCCAGATTGCTTTGGCTCTACAATGCCACGCTTATAATTTTACTTATGTCAATACTTCTTCAGCTCTAGAGTTTTCCCTACTAGATGCCAAACTTCAGCTTACCGATGATGAGGCTGAAAATATACTTGTTGGCTCTACGGATGAACAGACCGAAAGAACAATGGAACTTTACCAGCTCCGCCACATCATTAAAAAAACCGAACATTTTCCTGTTGATTTTTTAACATCAACAACAAAAGGTGTACTATGGGGTGAAGGTTCAAGCTTTTTTGTCATTGGAAAAAATAAGGCGGAAAATTCTTATGCCCAGATCAGGGACATTCAAATAACCAATAAACTTGAACAGCAGGAAACCGAAAGATTTATTGAAGCTTTTCTCGTGAAGAATAATCTTTCTCTTACCGATATTGATGCCGTAATTTTAGGATTCAGTGGCGATCAGGAATCGGATACGTATTATAAAACAGCAATGAATCTGTTTCCTGAATCAGCATTGCTATATTATAAACATTTAAGCGGAGAATACAATACGGCAAGTGGTTTTTCAACATTCATGGCATGTCATATTCTGAAAAATCAACAAATCCCGGAGATCATGATGATCAATTCTATAAAAAAGAATGCGATTAAAAATGTGCTTTTGTACAATCATCTTTTAGGAAATGATCATAGTTTGGTATTGTTAGAAAAGGTATGA
- a CDS encoding ABC transporter ATP-binding protein produces MAEHIIEIKNLYKKYKNSDEFSVNDISLNIDKNEIYGILGPNGAGKTTLISMLSGLIKPTSGQFTINGLSPQKNSFKIKQIIGIVPQEYALYPTLTAKENLLFFGSLYGLKHKALHKSIDESLEIMGLSKFANKKVEQFSGGMKRRCNLIAGTLHNPKVLFLDEPTVGVDVQSKKVIIDFLQELNKNGTCIIYTSHHLSEAEEFCTKIAIIDRGKIHATGTPEELVAQIASAENLEDVFISLTGKELRDVVV; encoded by the coding sequence ATGGCAGAGCATATTATTGAAATTAAAAATCTTTATAAAAAATACAAGAACTCTGATGAGTTTTCTGTCAATGATATTTCTTTAAATATCGACAAAAACGAAATCTATGGAATTCTTGGGCCAAACGGTGCGGGAAAAACGACCCTCATTTCCATGCTTTCGGGACTGATCAAGCCCACTTCCGGCCAGTTTACCATTAATGGTCTTTCACCACAGAAAAACAGTTTTAAAATAAAGCAGATCATCGGAATAGTTCCTCAGGAATATGCTCTTTATCCTACCCTTACTGCAAAAGAGAATTTGTTATTCTTTGGAAGCTTATATGGGCTCAAGCATAAAGCACTTCATAAAAGCATTGATGAATCCCTCGAAATTATGGGATTATCAAAATTTGCCAATAAAAAGGTAGAACAATTTTCAGGAGGTATGAAACGTCGTTGTAATCTTATTGCAGGAACACTTCACAATCCTAAAGTCCTTTTCCTGGATGAGCCTACCGTAGGAGTAGATGTACAATCCAAAAAAGTGATCATTGATTTCCTTCAGGAACTCAATAAAAACGGAACCTGTATTATTTATACCTCCCACCATCTTTCAGAAGCCGAGGAATTTTGTACAAAAATTGCCATTATCGACAGAGGGAAGATCCATGCTACAGGGACCCCGGAGGAGCTTGTTGCACAGATAGCTTCCGCCGAAAATCTGGAAGACGTTTTCATTTCATTAACCGGAAAAGAACTAAGAGATGTTGTTGTATAA
- a CDS encoding beta-ketoacyl synthase N-terminal-like domain-containing protein, whose amino-acid sequence MMKEIYITDYNCVTPLGMNLNDNWHALLQNQSGVAQHPILENQEAVYASMVDTEKLNTEFNSHFPDQNFTRLEKMFLLCLKPLIERHDITTETAFILSTTKGNVSLLKNQSSLPEGAFLSVLAQKIADFFGFKSKPIVVSNACVSGVMAIGVAKNLIQSGNYKDAFVIAGDEITEFVISGFNSFQALATEPCQPYDKNRNGINIGEATAAVYLTAGTISTDQFRFKILGDSAINDANHISGPSRTGDGLYKSIRNAMAEAKVAVTDIDFISAHGTATLYNDEMEAVAFNRMELQHVPLNSMKGFYGHCLGASGLLESIISMESALHNTLLPSKNFKEMGVSQPLHIIKEQQHSEIKYILKTASGFGGCNAAIVLEKC is encoded by the coding sequence ATGATGAAGGAGATTTACATAACTGATTATAACTGCGTCACTCCGCTGGGTATGAACCTCAACGACAATTGGCATGCTCTGTTGCAAAACCAGTCCGGAGTTGCTCAGCATCCAATTTTAGAGAACCAGGAAGCAGTATATGCTTCAATGGTGGATACTGAAAAATTAAATACAGAATTCAACAGCCATTTTCCCGACCAGAATTTCACCCGATTGGAAAAAATGTTCCTGTTGTGCTTAAAACCTTTAATAGAAAGGCACGACATTACTACAGAAACAGCTTTTATATTATCTACCACAAAGGGAAATGTGAGCTTACTAAAGAATCAATCTTCTTTACCAGAGGGGGCATTTCTTTCTGTCCTGGCACAAAAGATCGCTGATTTTTTTGGATTTAAATCAAAGCCCATTGTTGTTTCTAACGCCTGTGTTTCAGGAGTGATGGCTATTGGCGTAGCTAAAAACCTGATTCAATCGGGAAATTATAAAGATGCTTTTGTCATTGCAGGTGATGAAATCACGGAGTTTGTTATCTCCGGTTTTAACTCTTTTCAGGCTCTGGCAACAGAACCTTGCCAGCCTTATGATAAAAACCGAAACGGAATTAATATCGGAGAGGCTACGGCAGCGGTATATCTAACTGCCGGGACAATTTCAACCGATCAGTTTAGGTTTAAAATTCTCGGAGATTCTGCTATTAATGATGCTAACCATATTTCAGGTCCCTCAAGAACAGGAGACGGACTGTATAAAAGTATCAGGAATGCCATGGCAGAAGCTAAAGTAGCTGTCACTGATATTGATTTTATCTCTGCACACGGAACAGCAACCCTGTATAATGATGAAATGGAAGCTGTTGCTTTTAACAGAATGGAGCTTCAACATGTCCCTTTGAATAGTATGAAGGGGTTTTACGGACATTGTCTTGGTGCATCGGGATTATTAGAAAGTATCATTTCAATGGAAAGCGCTTTACACAATACCCTTCTTCCCTCCAAAAACTTTAAAGAGATGGGTGTCTCCCAACCTCTGCATATTATAAAAGAACAGCAACACTCAGAAATTAAATATATTTTAAAAACCGCTTCAGGTTTTGGAGGATGTAATGCTGCAATTGTTTTAGAAAAATGTTAA
- a CDS encoding beta-ketoacyl-ACP synthase III, whose amino-acid sequence MNDVFITKASTYLPNDPVSNDEMESYLGLVNDTPSKARALILRNNQIKTRYYALDKNSQPTHTNAQITARAVEGLFDENFTKDDIQLLSCGTTSADQIQPSHASMVHGELNVGKSIEINTSTGLCNSGMNAFNYGFLSVKAGVRDNAVCVGSERFSAWMTADKFNHEAENLKLLEERPIIAFKREFLRWMLSDGAGALLLENKPRENSISLKVEFIDFYSYAHEIEACMYSGCEKQEDGSLKSWADYPSDEWLKQSLFALKQDTKLLDQYILVKGAESLRASFDKHQLDPEKIDHVLAHISSGYFKNGLKEEFAKKGMDFPWEKWYYNLSEVGNIGAGSIFIALEELMNSGKLKKGEKVLLCVPESGRFAYSCALLTVC is encoded by the coding sequence ATGAACGACGTATTTATAACCAAAGCTTCAACATACTTACCCAATGATCCGGTTTCTAATGATGAGATGGAAAGCTATCTTGGCTTGGTCAATGACACCCCCTCTAAAGCAAGAGCTTTGATCTTAAGAAATAATCAGATTAAAACAAGATATTACGCTTTAGATAAAAACAGCCAACCTACCCATACCAATGCCCAGATCACAGCAAGAGCTGTAGAAGGGTTGTTTGATGAAAATTTCACGAAAGATGATATTCAGTTATTATCTTGTGGAACTACTTCTGCAGATCAGATTCAGCCTTCTCATGCTTCGATGGTTCATGGAGAGCTGAATGTGGGAAAATCTATAGAAATCAATACCTCAACAGGACTTTGTAATTCAGGAATGAATGCCTTTAATTATGGTTTTCTTTCTGTAAAAGCCGGTGTACGTGATAATGCGGTTTGTGTAGGTTCTGAGAGATTTTCGGCCTGGATGACAGCAGATAAATTCAATCACGAAGCAGAAAACCTGAAACTACTGGAGGAAAGACCTATTATTGCTTTTAAAAGAGAATTTTTAAGATGGATGCTTTCCGATGGTGCAGGTGCTTTATTATTAGAAAACAAACCAAGGGAAAACAGCATTTCTTTAAAAGTAGAATTCATCGATTTCTATTCTTATGCACATGAAATTGAAGCTTGTATGTATTCCGGCTGTGAAAAGCAAGAGGACGGAAGCTTAAAATCATGGGCAGATTATCCATCTGATGAATGGCTGAAGCAGTCTCTTTTTGCATTAAAGCAGGATACAAAGCTTCTGGATCAATATATATTAGTAAAAGGGGCAGAAAGTTTAAGAGCTTCTTTCGACAAGCACCAGCTAGACCCTGAAAAAATAGATCACGTCCTGGCACATATTTCATCCGGTTACTTTAAAAATGGGCTTAAGGAAGAATTTGCCAAAAAAGGAATGGATTTCCCATGGGAAAAATGGTATTATAACCTTTCCGAAGTAGGAAATATTGGAGCTGGCTCTATTTTCATTGCTTTAGAAGAACTGATGAATTCAGGAAAACTGAAAAAGGGAGAAAAAGTACTTCTTTGTGTTCCTGAAAGTGGAAGGTTTGCTTACTCCTGTGCATTATTAACGGTTTGCTAA
- a CDS encoding 3-oxoacyl-ACP synthase — protein MKKTAVCTIENSTITMNGNMVFSNKETTFQEFAKEAYKNLDLNYPKFHKMDPLSKLAFLAAEMLLKDQDNSKTALVFANKSSSLDTDFKYQESINSNENYFPSPAVFVYTLPNICVGEISIRHKMQTENAFFVLDEFDENFLNNYAQQLLKSGKAENVLCGWVELYQESYKAFVYLLAL, from the coding sequence ATGAAGAAAACAGCTGTTTGCACTATAGAAAACTCTACAATTACCATGAACGGGAATATGGTCTTCTCAAATAAGGAAACAACATTTCAGGAGTTTGCTAAAGAAGCCTACAAGAACCTTGATCTTAATTATCCTAAGTTCCATAAAATGGATCCGCTAAGCAAACTTGCTTTTTTAGCCGCAGAAATGCTTCTGAAAGATCAGGATAACAGCAAAACCGCTTTGGTTTTTGCCAATAAATCATCAAGCCTGGATACGGACTTTAAATATCAGGAAAGCATCAATTCCAACGAGAATTATTTTCCCAGCCCTGCGGTCTTTGTGTATACATTGCCTAACATTTGTGTAGGAGAAATAAGCATCCGACATAAAATGCAGACTGAAAATGCTTTTTTCGTTTTAGACGAATTTGATGAAAATTTTTTAAACAATTATGCCCAGCAATTACTGAAGTCCGGAAAAGCAGAAAATGTATTGTGTGGCTGGGTGGAACTATATCAGGAAAGTTATAAAGCTTTTGTATATTTGCTCGCATTATAA
- a CDS encoding BtrH N-terminal domain-containing protein yields the protein MKLNFEHHQTAHCENGVASNLLLYKGIKLSEPMIFGIGSGLFFVYLPFLKVNFAPGFSYRPMPGAIFSKAAKRLGIKIKRQKFSNPKDAQVALEKNLENNIPTGLQVGVFNLTYFPEEYKFHFNAHNLVVYGKEDGRFLISDPVMDYVTTLSEAELEKVRYAKGALPPKGHMYYPVYIPENIHLEEAIKKGIKDTCKNMLAPVPLIGVKAMRWVAKSIPKWTEKKGTKVTNHYLGQLIRMQEEIGTGGGGFRFIYGAFLQEAAEILKNDQLRELSKEITAIGDLWRDFAVDIARVYKNRNSKSNIYQELSKSMLHIADLEEAFYKKLRKAI from the coding sequence ATGAAATTGAATTTTGAACACCACCAAACCGCTCATTGCGAAAACGGTGTTGCCTCTAATTTATTACTCTATAAAGGTATAAAATTAAGCGAACCTATGATTTTCGGAATAGGTTCGGGGTTATTTTTTGTGTATCTGCCTTTCCTAAAAGTAAACTTTGCACCGGGCTTTAGCTATCGTCCGATGCCAGGTGCTATTTTCAGCAAAGCAGCAAAAAGATTGGGTATTAAAATTAAAAGACAAAAATTCTCAAATCCTAAAGATGCCCAGGTAGCATTAGAAAAAAACTTAGAGAACAATATCCCTACAGGACTTCAGGTCGGGGTTTTTAACCTTACGTATTTCCCGGAAGAATATAAATTTCATTTTAATGCGCATAATCTTGTCGTTTACGGAAAGGAAGACGGAAGGTTTCTGATCAGTGATCCTGTAATGGATTACGTAACCACATTATCTGAAGCTGAACTCGAAAAAGTAAGATATGCAAAGGGAGCATTACCGCCAAAAGGCCACATGTATTATCCCGTTTATATCCCTGAAAACATCCATTTGGAAGAAGCCATAAAAAAAGGGATTAAAGATACCTGTAAAAATATGCTTGCTCCCGTGCCTCTCATAGGAGTAAAAGCCATGAGATGGGTCGCGAAAAGTATTCCCAAATGGACTGAGAAAAAAGGAACGAAAGTGACCAACCATTATTTGGGGCAATTAATAAGAATGCAGGAAGAAATAGGAACCGGCGGTGGCGGATTCAGATTTATTTACGGAGCTTTTTTACAAGAAGCAGCAGAAATTCTTAAGAATGATCAATTAAGGGAGTTGTCAAAAGAAATTACAGCCATAGGTGATCTATGGAGAGACTTTGCTGTGGATATTGCCCGCGTTTATAAAAACAGGAATTCAAAAAGCAATATTTATCAGGAACTTTCGAAATCAATGCTTCATATAGCAGATCTGGAAGAAGCTTTCTATAAAAAACTAAGAAAAGCAATCTGA